Proteins co-encoded in one Kocuria flava genomic window:
- a CDS encoding class I SAM-dependent methyltransferase: MDETQRMWEERWASGTHPPDGTAPHPEVTALLDRLAGRHGAPGAHHTPEDPRPTALDLGTGSGRHALALARAGWDVTAVDYSPSAVRTVDEALRAEGLPGRALVADLRAWTPGTPEHAGESTGTGTVPAHADLVVAAYFHHDLTLLRRAAEWLAPGGHLLWITHAPGSVDGPPPAVPRPDVHETLAVLEGKDLDLLRAEQVRTSPTALDVVVEALRPL; this comes from the coding sequence GTGGACGAGACGCAGAGGATGTGGGAGGAGCGCTGGGCCTCCGGGACGCACCCGCCCGACGGGACGGCGCCGCACCCGGAGGTCACCGCGCTGCTGGACCGGCTCGCCGGCCGGCACGGCGCCCCGGGCGCCCACCACACCCCGGAGGACCCGCGGCCCACCGCCCTGGACCTCGGGACGGGCTCCGGCCGGCACGCCCTGGCCCTGGCCCGCGCCGGCTGGGACGTCACGGCCGTGGACTATTCCCCGAGCGCGGTCCGCACGGTGGACGAGGCGCTGCGGGCGGAGGGCCTGCCCGGCCGGGCGCTCGTGGCCGACCTGCGCGCCTGGACCCCCGGCACGCCGGAGCACGCCGGGGAGAGCACCGGGACGGGCACCGTGCCGGCGCACGCCGACCTCGTCGTCGCCGCCTACTTCCACCACGACCTCACGCTGCTGCGCCGGGCCGCCGAGTGGCTCGCCCCCGGCGGGCACCTGCTGTGGATCACCCACGCCCCCGGCAGCGTCGACGGCCCGCCCCCGGCCGTGCCCCGCCCGGACGTGCACGAGACGCTCGCCGTGCTCGAGGGCAAGGACCTGGACCTGCTGCGCGCCGAGCAGGTGCGCACGAGCCCGACCGCGCTCGACGTCGTCGTGGAGGCCCTGCGCCCCCTCTAG
- a CDS encoding amidase family protein: MTLDTGPDGPRGWDVRTARAELAARRIGHLELLDALLEALPAARALGAVLAEDLELARAFAHALDRRATEGPLTGVPVALKDVLDVAGQATTGGTRALAGNVAARDAAVVHRLRAAGALFPVRTSLHELSFGITSNNGCHGPVRHPLDPSLSAGGSSGGAAVAVAVGLAPAAVAADTGGSVRIPAALCGVVGFRPTVGRYPSAGILPISRTRDTAGPMARTVDDVVLLDALLAGEHPHGCPPPRRLDHDDEAGAGPLHGVRLGVPEPFTEDLEAGVDAVFGAALRALEAAGAELVAVDLREARELSAAAGMAIALHEFLPGLEDYLARAGSGPDLVQVREGLAGPDLRRIWELAEVFRAADDDYRAALEHRRVAQRLHAEALSATGVAALVQPTCPLTARPVGEDETVVLNGRRVPTFETFVRHTDLAGVLGTPGLSLPAGRTAEGLPVGLELAGGPGSDAVLLELGRTVEAVLREA; the protein is encoded by the coding sequence ATGACCCTCGACACAGGACCGGACGGCCCGCGGGGCTGGGACGTGCGCACGGCCCGGGCGGAGCTGGCGGCCCGGCGGATCGGCCACCTGGAGCTGCTCGACGCCCTGCTGGAGGCCCTGCCCGCGGCCCGCGCGCTCGGCGCGGTGCTCGCCGAGGACCTGGAGCTGGCCCGGGCCTTCGCCCACGCCCTGGACCGGCGGGCCACCGAGGGCCCGCTCACGGGCGTCCCGGTGGCCCTCAAGGACGTGCTCGACGTCGCGGGACAGGCCACGACCGGCGGCACCCGTGCCCTGGCGGGCAACGTCGCGGCACGCGACGCCGCGGTCGTCCACCGCCTGCGGGCGGCCGGGGCGCTGTTCCCGGTGCGGACCTCCCTGCACGAGCTCTCCTTCGGGATCACCTCGAACAACGGCTGCCACGGCCCGGTCCGCCACCCGCTGGACCCCTCCCTGAGCGCGGGCGGCAGCAGCGGGGGTGCGGCGGTCGCGGTCGCCGTGGGCCTCGCCCCGGCCGCCGTGGCCGCGGACACCGGCGGCTCCGTGCGGATCCCGGCCGCCCTGTGCGGGGTCGTGGGGTTCCGCCCGACCGTGGGCCGCTACCCGTCCGCCGGGATCCTGCCGATCTCCCGCACCCGCGACACCGCCGGGCCGATGGCCCGCACGGTCGACGACGTGGTGCTGCTCGACGCCCTGCTCGCCGGCGAGCACCCGCACGGCTGCCCGCCCCCGCGGCGCCTGGACCACGACGACGAGGCCGGGGCCGGCCCCCTGCACGGCGTGCGGCTGGGGGTGCCGGAGCCGTTCACGGAGGACCTCGAGGCGGGGGTCGACGCGGTGTTCGGCGCGGCCCTGCGGGCGCTGGAGGCCGCCGGGGCGGAGCTGGTGGCCGTGGACCTGCGGGAGGCGCGCGAGCTGAGCGCCGCGGCGGGCATGGCGATCGCCCTGCACGAGTTCCTGCCCGGGCTCGAGGACTACCTGGCCCGGGCCGGCTCCGGTCCCGACCTGGTTCAGGTCCGGGAGGGGTTGGCCGGGCCGGACCTGCGGCGGATCTGGGAGCTGGCCGAGGTCTTCCGCGCGGCCGACGACGACTACCGCGCCGCCCTGGAGCACCGGCGCGTGGCCCAGCGCCTGCACGCCGAGGCGCTCTCGGCCACCGGGGTCGCCGCGCTCGTGCAGCCGACCTGCCCCCTGACGGCCCGGCCCGTGGGCGAGGACGAGACCGTGGTGCTCAACGGCCGGCGCGTGCCCACGTTCGAGACCTTCGTGCGGCACACCGACCTCGCGGGCGTGCTCGGCACCCCGGGGCTGAGCCTGCCCGCCGGGCGCACGGCGGAGGGCCTGCCCGTGGGCCTCGAGCTGGCGGGGGGCCCCGGCTCCGACGCCGTGCTGCTGGAGCTGGGGCGCACGGTCGAGGCTGTCCTGCGGGAGGCCTGA
- the dnaB gene encoding replicative DNA helicase, with product MSEYSSGDDREFGRTPPQDNVAEQSVLGGMMLSKDAIADVVEVLRGVDFYKPAHESIYEAIISLYGRGEPADAITVADELTKRGEIERVGGPAYLHTLISSVPTAANAAFYAEIVRERGVLRRLVEAGTKIVQLGYSSDGEVDDIVNAAQAEIYQVAERRSSEDYSVLKEVIEATVDEIEAAGTLGDGMRGVPTGFIELDELTQGFQGGQMIVIAARPAMGKALALDTPVPTPTGWTTMGEVAVGDEVLAVDGTPTRVVAATEVMTGRPCYRVSFDDGSEIVADEQHQWLTETGDASAVRTTGQILASLGTGEQHAVVNAPALAREDAQYEPGGRRRITAVEPVGSVPVRCIEIEHPTHLYLAGKSFIPTHNSTLALDVARSAAIKHSMTTVIFSLEMSRNEIAMRLLSAEATLNMQDLRKGRLQDEQWAKIATTMGKMDSAPLFIDDSPNMSLMEIRAKCRRLKQKHDLKLVVLDYLQLMSSGKKVESRQQEVSEFSRALKLLAKELEVPVIALSQLNRGSEQRQDKKPMVSDLRESGCLTAETRVLRADTGAEVTLGELFATGARDVPVWSLGDDLRYVERTLTHVFPTGTKPVHRLRLASGKTVRATANHPFFTYRGWTPLGELAAGDRIGVPRHTDGPTQRTQWDDAQVEDAALALAEGDAGLPAEVFALPKAQIRRFVQTFWAEHGTVLLEGGRAHVAAPFDSALQADRFGRLLLRFGISTAVVADDGGAQLQVADHDDQIRFLKEIGRSSGFGETARAALEALDVPAGPETDAALWQSVGDVLADPVPVGTLVRDCVDEVRSAAPAPKLQQATALLDGADLDLTAVNDLLWDTVVAIESDGVEEVFDATVPGTHNFVANGITVHNSIEQDADMVILLHRDDVYDKESPRAGEADVIVAKHRNGPTKTIVVAFQGHYSRFANMAHEGL from the coding sequence GTGTCGGAGTACTCGTCCGGGGACGACCGCGAGTTCGGGCGGACCCCGCCGCAGGACAACGTGGCGGAGCAGTCCGTGCTCGGCGGGATGATGCTGTCCAAGGACGCCATCGCGGACGTCGTCGAGGTGCTGCGCGGGGTGGACTTCTACAAGCCCGCCCACGAGTCGATCTACGAGGCGATCATCTCCCTCTACGGCCGCGGCGAGCCGGCCGACGCCATCACCGTGGCCGACGAGCTGACCAAGCGCGGGGAGATCGAGCGCGTCGGCGGGCCCGCGTACCTGCACACCCTGATCTCCTCGGTGCCCACCGCCGCCAACGCCGCCTTCTACGCCGAGATCGTGCGCGAGCGCGGCGTGCTGCGCCGCCTCGTGGAGGCCGGAACCAAGATCGTGCAGCTGGGCTACAGCTCCGACGGCGAGGTCGACGACATCGTCAACGCCGCCCAGGCCGAGATCTACCAGGTCGCCGAGCGGCGCTCCTCCGAGGACTACTCCGTGCTCAAGGAGGTCATCGAGGCCACCGTCGACGAGATCGAGGCCGCCGGCACCCTCGGCGACGGCATGCGCGGGGTGCCCACGGGGTTCATCGAGCTCGACGAGCTGACCCAGGGCTTCCAGGGCGGGCAGATGATCGTCATCGCCGCCCGCCCGGCCATGGGCAAGGCCCTCGCCCTCGACACCCCCGTGCCGACGCCGACCGGCTGGACCACCATGGGTGAGGTCGCCGTCGGCGACGAGGTCCTCGCCGTCGACGGCACGCCCACCCGGGTCGTGGCCGCCACCGAGGTGATGACCGGGCGCCCCTGCTACCGGGTCAGCTTCGACGACGGTTCCGAGATCGTCGCCGACGAGCAGCACCAGTGGCTCACGGAGACCGGCGACGCGTCGGCGGTGCGCACCACCGGGCAGATCCTTGCGTCCCTGGGCACCGGGGAGCAGCACGCCGTCGTCAACGCCCCTGCGCTCGCGCGCGAGGACGCGCAGTACGAGCCCGGCGGACGACGACGGATCACTGCCGTCGAGCCGGTCGGGTCCGTCCCGGTCCGGTGCATCGAGATCGAGCACCCGACGCACCTGTACCTGGCCGGGAAGAGCTTCATCCCCACGCACAACTCGACGCTGGCGCTCGACGTCGCCCGCTCGGCGGCGATCAAGCACAGCATGACCACGGTGATCTTCTCCCTGGAGATGAGCCGCAACGAGATCGCCATGCGCCTGCTCTCGGCCGAGGCGACGCTGAACATGCAGGACCTGCGCAAGGGCCGCCTGCAGGACGAGCAGTGGGCGAAGATCGCCACGACGATGGGCAAGATGGACTCGGCACCGCTGTTCATCGACGACTCCCCGAACATGTCGCTCATGGAGATCCGCGCGAAGTGCCGCCGGCTCAAGCAGAAGCACGACCTCAAGCTCGTGGTCCTCGACTACCTGCAGCTGATGAGCTCGGGCAAGAAGGTCGAGTCCCGCCAGCAGGAGGTCTCGGAGTTCTCCCGTGCCCTGAAGCTGCTGGCCAAGGAGCTCGAGGTCCCGGTCATCGCGCTCTCGCAGCTCAACCGTGGCTCCGAGCAGCGCCAGGACAAGAAGCCGATGGTCTCGGACCTGCGCGAGTCCGGCTGCCTCACCGCGGAGACCCGCGTCCTGCGCGCCGACACCGGCGCGGAGGTCACCCTGGGCGAGCTGTTCGCCACCGGCGCCCGGGACGTGCCGGTGTGGTCGCTGGGCGACGACCTGCGCTACGTCGAGCGCACCCTGACCCACGTCTTCCCCACCGGCACGAAGCCCGTGCACCGGCTCCGGCTCGCCTCCGGCAAGACGGTGCGCGCCACGGCCAACCACCCGTTCTTCACGTACCGCGGCTGGACGCCCCTGGGCGAGCTGGCCGCCGGCGACCGCATCGGGGTGCCGCGGCACACCGACGGACCGACGCAGCGCACGCAGTGGGACGACGCCCAGGTCGAGGACGCCGCCCTGGCGCTCGCCGAGGGCGACGCCGGCCTGCCCGCCGAGGTCTTCGCCCTGCCCAAGGCCCAGATCCGCCGCTTCGTCCAGACCTTCTGGGCGGAGCACGGGACGGTCCTCCTCGAGGGCGGCCGGGCCCACGTCGCGGCGCCCTTCGACAGCGCCCTGCAGGCCGACCGGTTCGGCCGGCTCCTGCTGCGCTTCGGGATCTCCACCGCCGTGGTGGCCGACGACGGCGGGGCGCAGCTGCAGGTCGCCGACCACGACGACCAGATCCGCTTCCTCAAGGAGATCGGGCGCAGCAGCGGCTTCGGCGAGACCGCCCGGGCGGCCCTCGAGGCGCTCGACGTCCCGGCCGGCCCGGAGACCGACGCCGCGCTGTGGCAGAGCGTCGGCGACGTCCTGGCGGACCCCGTGCCCGTGGGCACCCTGGTCCGCGACTGCGTCGACGAGGTCCGCTCCGCCGCCCCGGCCCCGAAGCTGCAGCAGGCCACGGCGCTGCTCGACGGCGCCGACCTGGACCTCACTGCCGTCAACGACCTGCTGTGGGACACGGTGGTCGCGATCGAGTCCGACGGCGTGGAGGAGGTCTTCGACGCCACCGTGCCGGGGACCCACAACTTCGTGGCCAACGGCATCACGGTGCACAACTCCATCGAGCAGGACGCCGACATGGTGATCCTGCTGCACCGCGACGACGTCTACGACAAGGAGTCCCCGCGCGCCGGCGAGGCGGACGTGATCGTGGCCAAGCACCGCAACGGGCCCACCAAGACGATCGTGGTGGCATTCCAGGGCCACTACTCACGCTTCGCGAACATGGCTCACGAGGGGCTCTGA
- a CDS encoding AI-2E family transporter: protein MTSPRHRSVSHARDLWADALGRATIRALQGLVLLTATVVVVYGLIQLKLVVIPLLIALILAAALHPVVGFLRRRGVPGALATWITFLAAIVVLGGVVTGIVFAVRSEWDELVLSAVGGLERLRQFIVAGPIPIGQKALDEAITAVVDFTSSPQFGAGALLGIFAATQVITGAVLVAVILYFFLQDGAKIWAFFLCRFHGENLEKLLTSGTTTLHVLGGYVRGTALVALLEAVVIGVTLVVLRVPLALPLAVLIFLGGFIPIVGAALIGAVAVLVALVANGPVVALVVVAVVVAINQLDGRVLQPMVLGRALSLHPLVVLLALAGGAILSGVVGAVLAVPLTAVGWALIQIWFPASRAPDALSGKMRAQVLCCRIHPARRHPPPPERHQLGYAQHGRLGVPMRRQTSTGPDQGEHWFDRPPLAVPLPRYWDTRRRDPSLWTMDSD, encoded by the coding sequence ATGACGAGCCCTCGCCACCGCAGCGTCTCGCACGCCCGTGATCTGTGGGCCGATGCGTTGGGGCGGGCGACCATACGTGCGCTGCAGGGACTGGTGCTGCTGACTGCGACCGTCGTGGTGGTCTACGGGTTGATCCAGCTCAAGTTGGTCGTCATCCCACTGTTGATTGCCTTGATCCTCGCCGCGGCGCTGCACCCTGTTGTGGGGTTCCTGCGCCGGCGGGGCGTGCCCGGGGCGCTGGCCACCTGGATCACCTTCCTGGCCGCGATCGTGGTGCTGGGCGGAGTGGTCACCGGCATCGTCTTCGCCGTGCGCAGCGAATGGGACGAACTGGTGCTCTCCGCGGTGGGTGGGCTGGAACGGTTGCGTCAGTTCATCGTCGCGGGCCCGATCCCGATCGGCCAGAAGGCCCTGGACGAGGCCATCACCGCCGTCGTGGACTTCACGTCCAGCCCCCAGTTCGGCGCCGGGGCGCTGCTGGGCATCTTCGCGGCCACCCAGGTGATCACCGGAGCGGTGCTGGTGGCCGTCATCCTCTACTTCTTCCTCCAGGACGGGGCCAAGATCTGGGCGTTCTTCCTGTGCCGCTTCCACGGTGAGAACCTGGAGAAGCTACTGACCTCGGGTACCACGACCCTGCACGTGCTGGGCGGCTATGTGCGCGGCACCGCCCTGGTGGCCCTGCTTGAGGCGGTAGTCATCGGAGTGACCCTCGTGGTGCTGCGGGTGCCGCTGGCGTTGCCCTTGGCCGTGCTGATCTTCTTGGGCGGATTCATCCCGATCGTCGGAGCGGCTCTGATCGGTGCCGTCGCGGTCCTGGTGGCCCTGGTCGCCAACGGCCCCGTGGTCGCACTGGTCGTCGTGGCGGTGGTGGTGGCCATCAACCAGCTCGACGGAAGGGTGCTCCAACCCATGGTGCTGGGTCGAGCACTGAGCCTGCACCCACTGGTAGTGCTGCTCGCCCTGGCTGGCGGAGCGATTCTCTCCGGCGTCGTGGGCGCTGTGCTGGCCGTGCCGTTGACCGCCGTGGGGTGGGCCTTGATCCAGATCTGGTTCCCGGCATCCAGAGCCCCGGACGCTCTATCCGGAAAAATGCGCGCCCAGGTGCTGTGCTGCCGGATCCACCCGGCCCGGAGGCACCCACCACCACCTGAGCGCCATCAGCTCGGCTACGCACAACATGGCCGCCTCGGCGTCCCCATGAGGAGACAGACATCCACGGGTCCGGATCAAGGTGAGCACTGGTTTGACCGGCCCCCGTTGGCCGTCCCACTTCCTAGGTACTGGGACACTCGGCGACGAGATCCCTCCTTGTGGACTATGGATAGCGATTGA
- a CDS encoding recombinase family protein produces MELGYARVSTAKQDLDRQIDALRQVGIAPERIYVDKKSGATTERPGLTAAVAYAREGDVIVVHTLDRLGRTVRDTLNLIHDLAERGVGVRNLADPIKVDSTNPNDPMAQLAVVLLALFGQMERTYTLERAAHARSVAAAKGRRIGRPSVVDPDKLAYAAHLRESGHTMAEIVAKTGITRTSLYRHLPPRPSEPVTAGSVTAAELEPGPAD; encoded by the coding sequence ATGGAATTGGGCTATGCGCGGGTCTCGACGGCCAAACAGGACCTCGATCGACAGATCGATGCCCTCCGGCAGGTCGGGATCGCGCCGGAGCGGATTTATGTGGACAAGAAGTCCGGGGCCACCACGGAGCGTCCCGGGCTGACCGCGGCCGTGGCCTACGCCCGGGAGGGCGACGTGATCGTGGTGCACACTCTGGACCGGCTCGGGCGCACCGTGCGCGACACCCTGAACCTGATCCATGACCTCGCCGAGCGGGGAGTGGGGGTGCGCAACCTGGCGGATCCGATCAAGGTGGACTCCACTAACCCGAATGATCCGATGGCGCAGCTGGCGGTGGTGCTGCTGGCGTTGTTCGGGCAGATGGAACGCACGTACACGCTCGAGCGCGCTGCTCATGCCCGGTCGGTGGCCGCGGCGAAGGGCCGGCGGATCGGGCGGCCTTCGGTGGTGGATCCGGACAAGCTGGCCTACGCGGCGCATCTGCGCGAGAGCGGGCACACGATGGCGGAGATCGTGGCCAAGACCGGGATCACCCGCACCAGTCTCTACCGTCATCTCCCGCCGCGTCCGTCGGAGCCGGTGACGGCCGGGTCGGTCACCGCCGCCGAGCTCGAGCCCGGTCCGGCGGACTGA